The following are encoded in a window of Thermoproteota archaeon genomic DNA:
- a CDS encoding ABC transporter — protein MITSDTYTIFWRELKRYRKSRSGVLIRLIQPAIWIIVIGNTFAGTQPLIEAVGFDGEYIEFMAPGVIVLTAIFTSIFGGVNTLWDRRYGFMNKALTSPISRSSIALGKMLAISLIAALQASLIIGIALAIGVSFPNFFVIVPIMAIVILFSLGFSGISVTVAATAKSQETFWGIINFLGMPLFMLSPALFPLELLPDWLATAAQLNPVTYTVLLVRELMTGVGEGVSAIMSIGIISAFVLLMVGIASYTFTREVNKPF, from the coding sequence TTGATCACTTCTGATACCTATACAATATTTTGGAGGGAGCTAAAGAGATATAGAAAATCTCGCAGCGGTGTCTTAATTAGATTAATTCAGCCTGCAATTTGGATTATCGTAATCGGAAATACATTTGCTGGTACTCAACCTCTCATTGAAGCAGTTGGTTTTGATGGAGAATACATTGAATTCATGGCCCCTGGAGTGATTGTGTTAACTGCAATCTTTACTAGTATTTTTGGTGGCGTCAATACACTTTGGGATAGACGATATGGATTTATGAACAAAGCACTCACTTCGCCGATTTCACGTTCTTCAATTGCACTTGGAAAGATGCTTGCAATATCTCTAATCGCTGCATTACAAGCAAGTCTCATTATAGGAATTGCGTTAGCTATTGGTGTTAGCTTTCCGAATTTCTTTGTAATTGTACCAATTATGGCTATAGTGATATTATTCTCCTTGGGCTTTTCTGGAATCTCAGTAACTGTGGCAGCTACTGCAAAATCGCAAGAAACCTTTTGGGGAATTATCAATTTTCTTGGAATGCCATTATTCATGCTGAGTCCTGCCTTATTTCCACTTGAGCTCTTACCTGATTGGTTGGCAACTGCTGCTCAACTGAATCCTGTGACCTATACAGTATTGTTGGTCAGGGAACTAATGACTGGAGTTGGTGAGGGTGTTTCTGCAATTATGAGTATTGGAATCATTTCGGCATTTGTTCTATTGATGGTTGGAATTGCCAGCTATACATTTACGCGTGAAGTAAACAAACCATTCTAA